GCGGTCGGTGAGACCTCGGCCCGGGACGCCGCGCTGGCCGAGGCGCTGCGGTCGGCTGCGGCGGCGGTGCCTGGTAAGCCGGTGCTGGTGGTGCACGTGGAGCTGGGTGGGCTCGCGGAGGCTCTGTCCGCAGCGGCGAGCACCGGGCCACAGGTCGGCAGCACGGCGCCCGGCGCTGCAGGCGGTGCCCAGCCTCCCCCGCTCTCGGCTTCGCCCGAGCGGGGGGACCCCCATCGCCCTGCGGAACCACTGCCGCCCACCGAGGTGGCCATCCCCGCCTACCCCGCCGCCGAGCGCGCCGTCCGGGCGCTTGCCGAAGCCGTCAAGTACGCCCAGTGGCGGCGCGACGCGGCCGACCCGGGCAAGGTGCCCGAGTACGACGACATCGACGAGAAGGGCGCCGCCCAGCTGATCCACGGGCTGCTCGCGCGCGGGCAGGGGCTGACGCTCGGCACGGACGAGACCTGTGACCTGCTCACGAGGTACGGCATCCACGTACGCAGGGCCCTGCCCGCGCCCACCCCCGAGGCCGCCGTCGAGGCCGCCCGCGCGATCGGCTACCCGGTGGCTCTCAAGGCCACCGCCCCCCACCTGCGGCACCGCGCCGATTTGGGCGGCGTACGCCTGGATCTCGCCGACGAGGAGCAGCTGCGGCGGGCATACGCGGAGTTGACCGAACTGTTCGGGAAGCCCCAGGAGCTGCGGCCCGTCGTCCAGAGGATGGCGCCACGTGGCGTCGACACGCTCGTACGGGCAGTGATCGACCCGGCGGCCGGGGCCGTGCTGTCGTTCGGGCTCGCCGGGGCCGCCTCCCAGTTGCTCGGCGACACCGCGCACCGTTTGATTCCGGTCACGGACCGCGACGCCACCTCCCTGGTCCGGTCGATCCGGACGGCCCCGCTCCTGTTCGGCTGGCGCGGCTCCGCCCCCGTGGACACGCCCGCCCTCGAAGAGCTGATGCTGCGTGTGTCGCGGCTGGTCGACGACCATCCGGAGGTCGTCGCCGTCACTCTGGAGCCCGTCGTCGTCGCCCCGCGCGGCCTGAGTGTGCTCGGCGCCACCGTGCGGCTCGCGCCCCCGCCGGTCCGCGACGACCTCGGCCCGAGGACGCTCCCCGTGTACTGAGCGGTGGCGAGCGGTGCCGCGCAGTCAGTGGGCCACCGTAGGATGGACATCATGGCCAAGACCAGTACGACGACCCAGGGGCTGCGCACGGCGATCGAGCGCAGCGGCTACTACCCGGCTCTCGTGGCCGAAGCGGTGGAAGCCGCGGTGGGCGGCGAGCCCATGCGGTCGTACCTGGTCCACCAGGAGACGACGTTCGACGCCAACGAGGTACGCCGGCACGTGACCGTGCTGGTCCTCACCGGCACCCGCTTCATCGTCAGCCACACCGACGAGCAGGCCGCGGACGACACCTCCCCGACGCCGTACGCCACGACGTCCACGGAATCGGTGAAGCTCGACCGGATCTCGTCGGTCGTCGTCAGCCGCGTCGTCGCCAACCCGGAGTCGTACACGCCGGGCACGCTGCCCCGCGAGGTCGTTCTGACCATCGGCTGGGGCGCCGTCTCCCGTATCGACCTGGAGCCCGCCGCCTGCGGCGACCCCAACTGTGAGGCGGACCACGGCTACACGGGCAACTCGACGGCGGACGACCTCAGCCTCCGCGTCAGCGAGGCCGGGGACGGTCCGGAGACGGTGCGCCAGGCGCTCGCCTTCGCGCAGTCCCTTTCCGAGGCGACCGCGGACCTGACCCGCTGATGGCGCTGCCCACCTGGGACGGTCACCCGGAGCCGCTCGCGGTCGGCTCCGCGCCCCTCCCCGAGTACGGTTCCGGCTCACTGGCCGATCTCCTGCCCACCCTCGCCGCCGGCATGGGCGT
The Streptomyces sp. CGMCC 4.7035 DNA segment above includes these coding regions:
- a CDS encoding DUF5998 family protein; the protein is MDIMAKTSTTTQGLRTAIERSGYYPALVAEAVEAAVGGEPMRSYLVHQETTFDANEVRRHVTVLVLTGTRFIVSHTDEQAADDTSPTPYATTSTESVKLDRISSVVVSRVVANPESYTPGTLPREVVLTIGWGAVSRIDLEPAACGDPNCEADHGYTGNSTADDLSLRVSEAGDGPETVRQALAFAQSLSEATADLTR